From Bacteroidota bacterium, the proteins below share one genomic window:
- a CDS encoding ABC transporter permease, whose product MLVFERLIAGRFYRSRKSEGFLSFITAFAIGGVAIGSAALIITLAIVNGFSDEIQKKLVAFGSHISVTAFSGEVFQYPNEKLQALDTTRFITSVSPVFARQGLVRCGKNLEGVLVNGVLNGPLVARLGPYMTDGRFFDDTDSVKHPVVLGRTLARLLGAELNSRITFFGISGMPSPGNLPNIIQGRVVGIFDTGMQGFDDLFVYVPLESARELFSSPGLLTEISLETDDLMLANDRTDELQNALPWPFFVRSIFQTQANLFGWIGLQQQMIPIIILALIMIAIINIVGTILMMVVDKTREVGILRSMGATGNQILRIFIGQGVLITTTGLIIGNVIGIGFCLLQYYFQIIPLPPESYFMDTVPIRLSLTDVVLVNVLTLSLSVLAAWAPAWVASRLPVSDTVRFG is encoded by the coding sequence ATGCTGGTTTTTGAACGGCTGATTGCCGGCCGGTTTTACCGGTCCCGGAAAAGCGAGGGATTCCTTTCCTTCATCACGGCTTTTGCCATTGGCGGCGTTGCCATCGGTTCTGCAGCCCTGATTATTACCCTGGCCATCGTTAACGGGTTTTCTGATGAAATTCAGAAAAAACTGGTCGCCTTTGGTTCTCACATTTCGGTCACGGCCTTTTCCGGAGAGGTTTTTCAATACCCAAATGAAAAACTTCAGGCCCTCGATACCACCCGCTTTATCACTTCTGTTTCTCCTGTCTTTGCCCGACAAGGACTGGTTCGCTGCGGGAAAAACCTGGAAGGTGTGCTGGTTAACGGGGTATTAAACGGTCCGCTGGTGGCACGTTTAGGTCCGTACATGACCGACGGCCGGTTCTTTGATGATACCGATTCGGTGAAACATCCGGTGGTTCTGGGCAGAACCCTGGCACGGCTTCTGGGTGCGGAACTGAACAGCCGGATCACCTTTTTTGGAATCAGCGGAATGCCTTCTCCGGGCAATTTGCCCAACATCATTCAGGGCCGGGTGGTTGGCATTTTCGACACAGGCATGCAGGGATTTGACGATTTATTCGTGTATGTTCCGCTGGAATCGGCCCGTGAATTATTTTCCAGCCCCGGTCTGCTCACCGAAATCAGTCTGGAAACCGATGATCTGATGCTGGCCAATGACCGCACGGATGAACTTCAGAATGCATTGCCCTGGCCGTTTTTCGTGCGGAGTATTTTTCAGACACAGGCCAATCTCTTCGGGTGGATCGGATTGCAGCAGCAGATGATCCCCATCATTATTCTGGCGCTGATCATGATTGCGATCATCAACATTGTCGGAACCATTCTGATGATGGTGGTCGATAAAACCCGGGAAGTCGGCATTTTAAGATCGATGGGCGCAACAGGCAATCAGATTCTGCGGATTTTCATCGGTCAGGGTGTGCTGATTACCACCACGGGTCTGATCATCGGCAACGTGATTGGCATCGGATTCTGTCTGCTTCAATACTATTTCCAGATTATCCCGCTTCCGCCCGAATCCTATTTCATGGATACCGTTCCCATCCGGTTATCCCTGACCGATGTGGTCCTTGTCAACGTGCTGACGCTTTCCTTGTCGGTGCTGGCTGCCTGGGCACCTGCATGGGTCGCATCCCGGTTGCCGGTTTC